DNA sequence from the Maribacter dokdonensis DSW-8 genome:
AGACCAATCAACATAGTTCTATAGATAAACAGTATAGAAATAAAATCTATATGAATCTTGACACACCTACTGATAGTACGCTTAAACTGACAAAGGAAGCATTAAAAGGTTTGCGTCAAATTTATAAAAATGGTTACCGGTATAAGAAAGTAGGTGTTAATTTGACCCAATTAGTACACCAAAATGAAGTACAGACCAACTTGTTTGCCAACCCACATAAGAGTGAAAGTGAATGTATTACTAGGGTTATAGATAACCTTAATAGCAAGTTTGGGAAAAATAAAATTAAAGTTGCTACAGTTGGAAACCGAACTAAGGAATGGGCACTAATAAAAGAACATCGAAGTCCTAGATATACCACTCAATGGGGAGAGTTAATGACTGTGGGTAGTTCTTTGTGCAAGCCAAATAAGCTTGTATTTTAAGTATTATTAATGTTCATTGGGTAGTTGCGGCGTTCATCACCTATTCATAATTATGTTCGGACTTGAATAAAAATTAGTTGAGGTAATTCATAAACTTTAAAAATTAGTTGGGTCTTCAGCATTAAGAGTTACAAATAAGCGGAAACGTATTAATGTTTATACAAGTTATTGCAGTTATTTGTTGAACAATATATAATTATGAATGTTCTTATTTGTGTACTAATGGGTTTTTGCATTGCTTCATTGGGTAGCATTACTCCTAGTTTTTTAAACTTGACGGTGGTAAAATATAGTTTAAGAAATGGTACAAAAGCTACATTTTATATCATTGCAGGTTACGCAACCGTTTTGTTCTTCCACGCAAATATAGGTGCTTATTTAGCTAATGTTTTAATGAAAAATTCTGAATATATAACCTTAATTCAGCAAATTGGAACAGGAATTCTTTTTCTTCTATCCATAAATTTTTTTAGAATCTATTATACGTCAAAAGAAAAAGCAAAAGATAAAGAAATACCGAAATCAAAATCTTATTTCTACGGAATATTCATGTCCTTATTGAACATGATGGCAATTCCTTTTTATTTTACGTTTATATCGC
Encoded proteins:
- a CDS encoding LysE family translocator, with amino-acid sequence MNVLICVLMGFCIASLGSITPSFLNLTVVKYSLRNGTKATFYIIAGYATVLFFHANIGAYLANVLMKNSEYITLIQQIGTGILFLLSINFFRIYYTSKEKAKDKEIPKSKSYFYGIFMSLLNMMAIPFYFTFISLLIGFEYFEYSYLNAFYFSIGSTIGSFTLYTLYAIVAKRIEHKLDFIASKMDFILGCLTGVVAIGNLIYLLSK